The Epinephelus fuscoguttatus linkage group LG7, E.fuscoguttatus.final_Chr_v1 DNA window AGGTTCAACAGCTATTAACAGGCTGACATACCTTATAAAGTACGTAGGAAGGATGGAGCACAGGGTTATAGATGAAGCTTTTAAAAGGGTGCAACTAGTGTTTTGACACCTCATATCTTCATTGGATTCAGAGCAGGTAGTGAAAGTGAAGGGCACCTGTTGAGGCTCAGACTCTGCTCTTTAAGATGAGTGCTTATCATAAAATGATTGAACTGCTCTCCTGTGACACATGACAGGAACTTGGCTGTTAATTTTCCTGTCACTAAATGAACATTTGACATGTTTGTGGCACTGCATAAAAAGTCAGGAGTCATTAGAGTTCATCCTCCAGAGACTTTGAATATCTGTGCCACATTTCACAACAATCATCCCAACAGTCGTCACAATACTTCACTCTGAACACTCTGAAAGTGTTGGATTGACAGACTGATGGATGCGCCGACCGACCGGCACCGCCGTCCCTAGGGCTGCGAGTGCGTCTAAAAATGGCAACCATCATTATCATCTGAGTGTATTCCTCAGCACAGCTTATCATAGCAGGGACTGGGTCCCCACCTGCTTATAATGAGAAAATCAGTGGTACAGAAAAGAGCAgggtgtgtttgtctgtgtgggtggtgtgtgtgtgtgtgtatatctggtGTACAGATGAAATGGAGAATCCCAGGAAACCAGGGCAGGGTCACAGGAAAGGGACAGCCAGCCACCCTGTGGCTCTCTGCGCTCATCCTGCCTACCTATCAGTATTCAGCAGACCACCCCTGCCTCCCCTTATCAGGATGAAACTGATTTGGCCTTACAGTAGTTTCCATGGCTGGCCtgtgtctcttttttccccacagctgTTGATTCCCAGAAAGTAACAGAtctgccaattttttttttttttgtcatcctCTTGAACTAAGATCCACTCTTTGTTTGTCGTCTTCTTTCCACTGAATCAGGTCCAATCTCTGTTCCTCCTTTTCCCTCCCCTTGTGGTGTTCACAGCTCCTGGACATGCTGGCCTCTGTCACATGCACTCCTCCAGCCTAATCTCTTTGGCCCCCCCTGTCAGTCAGACTGACAAGCATGACGCGCCCCTTCCTCCCCTCTTTCTCGCCCTCTGGAGCCGCGAGCCTTTCCCTTCATCTCAAAAATATCTCCCTGCATCTGTGCAAAAATACACAACACTTTGGTTGCCAGCgtgtccctctctctttctcatgcGACATAACACTGGTCTGCTCATCTGCACATCGCCTAGAGTCTGAACTCTTAAGTGAGAAAATAAACAGAGAGGGTTGAGCATTCGGTCGGTGGCTGAAGGTCACCTCTGTTTCTGAGCGATAAAAAGGCTTTGGCTATTTTGACAGCTGGCCAGCTTTCACCTGTTCCTGAGCTTTGCCTGTAGCCGCAGGCAGATACACAGATAAAAAGTTAaagcagagatttttttttattattatttcttggtggacttttatttgttaaaaataaaaaaagacttgtACTGTTCTTGGCAAGCTGCCCACCTTTCAACATCCCTGCAATGCATCTGTTCCCACTGTGTCTTTAGTTTCCATTTCATTTCTCattcatctgtgtttttatcttcttttttaTCGTGCatgtcttttaatttatttcagtgttctattctgtttttgtctgtcttttggTTTGCTCCATAATTTATACGTTTAATCCTTTGTTTTCAGTTGATTTTATTGGTGGATTTGACCCATTCCCACTCTACCATGTCAATGAGAAACCATCTCATCTCCTCTTAAAGCCCATGTATCTGTAAGTATGAATGTGTCACGCCACcatatgtgtctctgtgtgctttAATTGTGACTGTACGAACAGGTGCATGTGAGTATTCACATTATTTGTTTGCCTTTTGCGGACATGAACAGTTTAGATTGTGGCTGTTTGTATATAACTGTTTCCTCTTTAAGGTTACATCCCAGCAAACACTGAAACGTTAAATGACCGTCATTTGAACGTCAAATCAAGATGCAGCATTACCTGGCCATCAGCTGGACGTCTTTCTTAAGCATCCtagaaacataaaaatatgtCCAAATGATAAACTAACGTTGACCCACACAGGACTTGAACCTCAGTGTCCCGGGTGAAAGCTCAGTGCTTTATCCAACTCATTCTACAGCCCTTTTTAGATttcaaatttgcaggaaagcccaatccgtcttctttcagcattagcagtataaaaacaaaattggggagtgtgGCGAAATTTCGCCTACccacttttgtttatacagaatgcgcctttttgaGGGCAATGGCGGGCGTGAGACAGTAACAAAATGCGTAGCTCCACGGTGACGTAAACAGTGGGAAGTCGTGGCTgttcagtccttcagcgattttctcgtaagtcggcccgttcttcatcgtccccgtcatttgacggttaatggcctcttcgtttgcgagggtaaggagggcgcgcaattctttgtctctccagttgctcatctttactgtagtgtctgtcaggtttgcgtttccttcttgctactagctgctcattcctgctatcagctgtttcctgtttatccaccgccagtggctcgcacatgcggcgtcatcaacagctcctcccacaagtcttcaacagcccctcccgttgtggaaaGGCGCCTTGTTCTTATTAAACCATAAAGGTTCCGTCAATGTCTACCCTACCCTACGaagcggaaaattgggcaccttggatcaactcgccaatctggctctgtgtgtctaaacgctcgccgGCAAAACGACCCAACATTCGCATAAAATCTggtagtgtaaaaggggcttactTATCTTTATAAAGTTTGCCGGTCTTAATGCCATGTCACCTGACTTTCTAGCAAAGGctacttctcccatgtgccactAACTACAACTTGGATAGACTTTTGGCCCTTTCAAACATCACAGGTTTAAAACAATGAGACAGTCAAACAGTTGATGAATTTAAATTACATAGGCATcttttatatattaaaaaaatgggCATCGAGTAATACTGGTCTTTGGACCTGAAGTGCTTGTCACAGTTTTACCTTCTGATCACAACCACTTCacaaccaaacaaataaattgtcaataaaatgttgtaTTAAAAAATAGATGTGTAATATGATCAATATTTCCTGATTTAGAAGAGAGGCTCTAAATGGACCTGTATTGGATATAGAAACACCGTCACCATCGGGCTCTCTACCTCAAAACTGCATTGCCGTTTTTGGCGTCCAGCGGTGACGATTTTTGGCCAGGGACTTAACGTCTCTGTTCTACCAGTGTTTGCTGGGAGTGGGATCCCTTGATTTTCCTACAACTGTTCAATAATCAGAACAAGTAATCTCAACTCACTTGTTCCAAAGCTTTTTAGAATTTGATGAGGATCCAGGATGttacaaaacaacactgactcGGAGTGATTGTGCAAACACTTGCTCGGTATCTGGGGCTTTGAGTCATGTCTGGGGAGTAGATGTCTTTCCGAGACATGCTACATCCTGTCAGAAGGCTGTAGGgagtatgtgtttgtatgtgtgggtGTACCAGTATATGTGCATCTCAACGCTGCAGGCAGTAACTGATAGAAGCAaatggagaaaaacacacaaaaaatctgACTAAAATTGGATTAATCAATTAAGTTGTGCAGAGGACTTAATAACAATAAGTCTGGGAAGTCATGTAATAATTCTCTGCCAACATGAGATGAATATTTTATTAGCTTCTTGACAGTTTAATCAGCTCCGTCTCTAATGGGAGGGAGAAAGTTTTCGTCTCCTCCAATCTACTGGGAGTTATATCTAGGAGACATTCATCCagggaagtgtgtgtgcataaatgtCTGCGTGTCTGCGTGCGAGTTGCCCCAACGAATGTTAACCGTCTTCCTTTCTTTCCATGTTTGTGTTCTCTGCAGGTCTACGTAAATAAGAGAGCGTCCAGTGCGGAGGTGACACAGCGAATTCCCACGGAGACAAAATGGCTGTTGTGGCACAAACATTTCAGTTCACTGGGACACGCCAGACATTCCTCCCCCTCTTGATTTCAGTACTTTAAACATGTCATTTACTGGTGTACTGCCAGGAAAAGCCACCACTTTTCAGTTAGGGTCCATTGTTTTCCAGGGAGGGATGACGGGTTCTGGGAAAGGGGGGATTACAGTGCAACAAAGCCTCATATTGTGTGTTTAGGGAAATATCAATCATTTTCTTTGTATGGAGTTCTCTGCTGAGGTCCCATGGCTTTGACCTGCCCATAATGGTCTAATACACCCCATGAAAATGACTGTATAGAACATGTACAGCATATAAATACATTGTGTGTGTAATCAGGGACTGCCCCAGCTTTCCCAGTCTGTGGTCCTGTGTCTTAGAGGACTCAGTGATTTAGCATGTTATTGCTGGTTTGGCTCAGATCTTGGCCGGAGGGCTGAATTACAGTGGAGCCCGTGGAATGAGCTATTGTGCGCTGCCTGTTTACTTTAGGCCAGGATCTGTGTGCATAAATACACGAGCAAAGCAGGAAGAGGCAGGGGAGTGGAGAGGTAGAGGgtagagggagggaggggaacaAAAGCACCAAACCTACAGGGGCATCTgtcaaaaatagaaaatgtaaatatcaAAACGGGGAGGGGGGGGGATTTGGATTTAGAGTTTGAAATGTGAACTATCAAGAACGCAAAGAGGTGTACAAACACAAGGAACAGCATGTGAGTCTTACTTTTATTTCTAGAGTCTTATTATTGCGACTATTCTCACCAACAGCCAAGTCAGTATTTCTGAAGTGTCACTGAAAGCTTTATTTTCACTTCAGCTCTCCTCTAACTACCGACACATCGAGCTCCTGACAGGGGTGATCATTACACGCTCTCAAGCAGAGGTCACACAGCATATTTTTAACTTCAGGAAAACAATAGAAATTGTTTTTACTATTCACATTGCATACAGCAGTGTTGAGTTGTGACATCTTCAGTGGAGGAATAGCGTGGCCTGTACCTGAGTGAACCAGAGCGTTTGTCTCCTGTCAGTTCAACAGTGTAGATTCTCAATGGTGATAGTCTCAGTTGTGATTGTTTTATAGCATGTTTTTTACAGGGTTTGTATTGTAATTATGTGTATAACATATTAAGTAAAGACAAAATAGCAAAACTGATGTCTTCAACTGGTTTGCGTATGAGCCGGTTAAACTGTAACTGAAAGCGTCTGCGGAGTAGTTTCCTACTCAGATTGATTTTATTCTGACCcagcaacatttttatttggacaaaagaacacacacacacacacacacacacacacacacacaggtcatatCACCTAAACTGATGGTAgcactttttgttgttaatgtCAGATGCTTTAGGACTGAAGTCAGATCCCCTGTTGCCTTACCGTTAGTGCGAATCACTACTGCTCTCTGGTGTTCAAAGTGTTCATGTGCAAGTTGTAAGGCCACTGAGTTTCTGCTGCAAGGTCCATGAATCTACACAGTTTGTcttaaaactattttttgtcTGCAGATAACAGTAAATCTtaaaatagtgtttttgctgggTGATTGTGATGTAGCAGGAGTCGGTGCTTTGCCCTGGTGTCAGTGTTATACTCAGTCTTTATTGTTTAGATcaagatctgtttttttttttttgcgcacTACATTTGAATCGAAGCATTTTTAGTATGCTTTTAGTCTGATTATAATTTCTTGGTGCTAAGTTTAAAATGGTCTGCTTAGCTATTTTTTTCCCAGGAATCAAAAGCATCGTGAACAAAGAAGttctttctgttttcagtcCTTTTTATAGTCAGCACCTAAAAATATCTCAGTTGCGTGTCAGATCCCTCTGTGATATTAGATGTTCTTCACTGCTAGATAGACGGTCCAAAAACTGTTGCAATTCTGAAAATCACCTGACCACTTCTGCCAGCTAATTTCAAAATGATGACAGCGACCCGTTTTGATTTGATTGGTCATCTTTGGCAAGATGCAATAATTTATGTGTCATTATTGTCTTTAAGATTTAACGTTTACACACCCCTGGTAGGctaactggtgtgtgtgtgtgttagtgaaaACACAAAGCACCTCATATTGTAACATAATCAGTATTAGTAGTAAATGCTACTATGTAAAAACTAGTCTTCCTCTCAGTGCAATACAGCCTCTCCCTAAAATTTCCGGTGACTGGAATTAGTTGAAACCTGTTAcggttgtgtgtgtatgtgctagTCTCCACTGAAAAAGATTCCACCTGTTTGTAGATAATTCTTTTTCTTTGTATAGAAAGTGGAAAAGATCTCCTTTTTTTTGTATCTCTCTCTTCtattttgtgtcctgtgttgcCTCAACCCCGTGTGACCTGATTGTGTAATCCTATTTATCCAGAACTGTGCTTTGTGTTCATGTAAATAGGTGTTTGTTAATAAAAGAATGTGCTCTTTTAATGATATTGGGGGTCGTTTAGTAGATGTGTTGTGAAGTGCACTCTGATTGCGAGTAGTAATAATAACCATACACATATTCAACAGCTTAAAATGTTTATAGAAACGTATCTGTCAGCTCTGACAAGCAACCAGCAATaatctttattttctgtatcaGTACAAGGTCAAATGAGTACAGAGGAAAAAATTCAAGGCCATTCATGCATCACCTGTATAACACTTGCTTCTCACTACAGCCTCAGGACATGAAAGCACGAACGCTGCCTCTAATGACAGCTCTGCAGATGGGACAGTGACGCAGGCTGGCAGCGCAATCACCACACACAACCAAATGGCCACAGGGGATGAAAACAATGGACACCAGTTTGTCCATGCACACCTTACAGGttctctcctcctgcagctgcctcagcagctcctctgggcTGGGGTCCTTTACTGTGGGACCACAAACAGGAAATCAGATAAGCACTCACACTGCATAGAAGCTAAGTTGTGTTAGCAACTCACTGGGGTTACTGGTCattaaaagtgttaaaaaagGGTTCCCACAGCTTCTTGGAATCCTTCAAAGTTTGTATATTTGAAGGGACAAAAACAAGACCTTGAAATTTGattgatatatatacatatatattgtgTGAGACTAGATATTTTCTCAACTTACACAATGTATTGTTTTGCTTTGCTGTTTAATGAGCAAAGAGACCGTCACTGCAACAGCATAATGAGAAGTGTTTACCCATTTAagcctttctctctttttaattGTTGCCTGTGTGCTTCCGTAAAGCCCACTCCTTCTCATTATAAAAATTCTCAGTGTTGTAACAGTAATTAACCTTGCTCTGCGCCTCAAACTCTCCCATGTTGGATTCTTGAATTTGATTTGATGTTTAAGAAGCATGGGAACCCTGGTTACAGGCACAAAAGCTGTTTTTTCCACCTTGCAAATCATAAAGgtgttgacctctgacctttctcTCTGATGGGTGTTTGTGTCCTCACATTTCCAGCACTGGAGCCCTGCCTCGTCTCTGACTCTAAGAACacaagcatgaaaaaaaaaacatattacaaACTAAAGTATCCATTATAACACTGATATTTGGGTTATTACTATTTCAGCTCTTATTATTGCacatgttaaaggtccagtgtgtaggatttagtggcctctagtggtgaggttgtagaactgaaacttttcccatgtgccaagcgtggAGGAGAATTACAGTGGCTGActtgaaaatacaaattacCCTATTTGGAGCTAGTGGTTGATTTGTCCGTTCTCGGCTACTCAAGAAACAACTATATACTATTTTGCTGATAgttgcccctaaatcctacacactgggccttcaaataGGGTAACTGTGGAAAATGACAGTGATTCAGCACGGTAATTATTGACACCTCTAGTTGACTGttaccagtggtggaagaagtattcagatcctttaatAAAAGTACCAATCCAACGATGTAAAAAATACTCTACGACAAGCTAAGTTCTTGCATTTACAGCTCCTACTTAAGTGAAAGTATAAAAGCGTTGTTAGCAAAATGTACGTAAAGTatcaaaagttaaagtactTGGAACTACTAACAGCTCATAGGCACATGAAATGTGATAAGAGGCCCCAACCAAATAATTTTCTTGTAAGAGATCACGTGTCAAAAAGCTTGGAAACCACAGGTTTAATCTTAAACGATGTATTGTGTTTGATATCGTGTGTTTCATGTAAAatattaatctgaaaagtaaggAGTTACTGTAGCTGATATATGTAGCTGAGCAAAAAGTACAATATGTTTCTCTGAATTGTCCAGtacaagtataaagtagcagaaaatggaaatactcaagttaaGCTACAGAAATGCAccatacttgagtaaatgtactcgtTACTTCCCACCACTGGTTGTTACCTCTGCTCTGTGGCCcactctgtctgtcctcctgctcCGCCTGCAGTACGTCAGTGACCAGGTCAGATACAGAAGTGTAGTGCTGACCTGTCAAAAGGTACTTGGTCTGGACCAGACTCTCCACCAGGTTCGCTTCAAAGCCCATCTGCAGCACAGTCTGCACCACGGGGGAGAGCATGGCCGAGGAAGCTCCCAGACTGCCGACCATATCTGggagacaagaggagaggaagaagtgaGGAAAGCGAGAATAGTGCTAGAGAATAGCCACAGATCTACCTCCCTTCTAGATGACACATTAACTATAAGCAACCTATCTGATAAGTGGGGACATTAGGGGGACACATTGTGCACCCTGCCTTTTATATTTCAAACCACAGACCTCTTGTGTTAATCTGCTGAAATGGATTATAATTGTAATTCCATCATTGTATGGAATAATGGCCCTCTCCCGCCTGCCATGCAACCATGGGCAACAAATGGTTTCCATAGCACTCTGTGATTACTGCAATTCTATCGCAAACATTAGCTCAGATAATTGAACATGCAgttatttcattttcagcagcctCCCAAAGAAAGGTAATGGAGCTGCTTTGTTCCAGAGAGAGCCTGTTCAGAGTCTAATTTCAGATTTTAAGCAGTTGCCTGGTGCAAGGTGTGCTTTGTGCAAGTGGTTTGCACCAGGTTTGTCTGAGAAAACTGGTTTCAGCCTTTATTTTATCCATTTGCACAACCTGCAATGCGACTCACGATGTTTGCTCCACCTTTCCCCTTTTGTGTGAACAAGCACGAGTGGATGTTGACACTTTGATTCTTTGCACGGCAGGATACACAAAGATAATTATTGGCATCAAAGGCTGCTATTTTCTTATCCAGGTCTACCTGTTAGGAATAAAGGTTCTTTCTTGTTACGCACCCATCATTCCCTGCCTTGTTTCAATTTTATATGACTTACCGTTTCTGGATCCGATATCTCTGCCTGTGGAGGTCTGTGATCCACCCTAGAAAAGTAATCATATTTTGAATTTGCAATGAAAGTCATGAATGATTTAAATGCGGCAATGACAAACTGTCACTTATCAGTGTGTGGTTATAATGTCTGCTGCATGCAAAACAGACTTCACTCCGAGAAGATAAGGGGGATAAAGGCTCTCACCACAGTCTCACCCAGATGGAAATGAGCATCCTGAATGTTGCTGATATACTCCTGCCCTCTCGTCTGGATTAAAAACTCACATCTGAGAAACAGAGATGCTGTTTTATAATCTGCCAAAGCATGTGTgcagaacacaaaacaacttgaaacttgaaaaaaaaaatttggctAGTGCAAAAACCGGCAAATGATTTCTTCAATGTGCTTTGTGACAAGTCCTGCTGTTACCGTGGAAACCACTTGGCATGTTCCTGCCAGGGGTCGTCTCCTGGCTCCCAGTTTCTCAGCCCTCCATCA harbors:
- the birc7 gene encoding baculoviral IAP repeat-containing protein 7 isoform X2 is translated as MTGTGQEEKGKPTCHRMMDDRSTTLHILEEPQMRREGERLRTFHDWPADAPVTSGDLAKAGFFFLGPADKVQCFCCGGILRHWVHGDSPAAEHKRHFPACSFIQGRAVGNIPLQLGSSDSVDGQLLSQLQRMTMDDQGTAGQAVYPEMEAEDSRLTTYHNWPTEASVQPDILARAGFFYTGHGDNVKCFYCDGGLRNWEPGDDPWQEHAKWFPRCEFLIQTRGQEYISNIQDAHFHLGETVGGSQTSTGRDIGSRNDMVGSLGASSAMLSPVVQTVLQMGFEANLVESLVQTKYLLTESETRQGSSAGNVRTQTPIREKVKDPSPEELLRQLQEERTCKVCMDKLVSIVFIPCGHLVVCGDCAASLRHCPICRAVIRGSVRAFMS
- the birc7 gene encoding baculoviral IAP repeat-containing protein 7 isoform X1; amino-acid sequence: MTGTGQEEKGKPTCHRMMDDRSTTLHILEEPQMRREGERLRTFHDWPADAPVTSGDLAKAGFFFLGPADKVQCFCCGGILRHWVHGDSPAAEHKRHFPACSFIQGRAVGNIPLQLGSSDSVDGQLLSQLQRMTMDDQGTAGQAVYPEMEAEDSRLTTYHNWPTEASVQPDILARAGFFYTGHGDNVKCFYCDGGLRNWEPGDDPWQEHAKWFPRCEFLIQTRGQEYISNIQDAHFHLGETVGGSQTSTGRDIGSRNDMVGSLGASSAMLSPVVQTVLQMGFEANLVESLVQTKYLLTGQHYTSVSDLVTDVLQAEQEDRQSGPQSRESETRQGSSAGNVRTQTPIREKVKDPSPEELLRQLQEERTCKVCMDKLVSIVFIPCGHLVVCGDCAASLRHCPICRAVIRGSVRAFMS